The nucleotide sequence TTTTCAAGTCAAACCTTTTTTCGAACCGAACGATAAGAATCCCTATCTTGAAGATTTTTACAAAGACATGAAGGCGTACGCCTTTTATTCCCAGCTTTATTTTTTATCCCAAAAATTCAAAATGTATTTTGACCTCGTGAAAAGCGAAGGGACTGTCATTCAGGACAGAACCATTTTTGAGGACGCCGAAATTTTTGCCACTAATCTTTTTAAACAGGGTTTTATTTCCAAAAGAGATTTCAAGATTTATAAAACTTTTTATCAGTCGATTGTGAAAGCGTTTCGTCCGCCGGATTTGCTTATCTACTTGAAATGTTCGCTCCCTACGATAAAGAAACGCATTGCCAAACGCGGGCGTGGTATTGAAAAAGAAATTCCGGAAAGTTATTTGCGCGGTTTGAATAAACTCTACGAACAATGGATCAAGCGCTATA is from Deltaproteobacteria bacterium and encodes:
- a CDS encoding deoxynucleoside kinase — its product is MPGRYIAIAGNMGVGKSSLVEFLCRHFQVKPFFEPNDKNPYLEDFYKDMKAYAFYSQLYFLSQKFKMYFDLVKSEGTVIQDRTIFEDAEIFATNLFKQGFISKRDFKIYKTFYQSIVKAFRPPDLLIYLKCSLPTIKKRIAKRGRGIEKEIPESYLRGLNKLYEQWIKRYKLSPVLVYPTDKLDYLSDFVHQQELLEKIEKYI